In Actinoplanes derwentensis, the following proteins share a genomic window:
- a CDS encoding YunG family protein, translating to MLDLELLRPAIEAGWGVDTCDPHDLPEWRADNPARGQCGVTALIVQDLLGGELIVGEVQVEAAKVGHHYWNRLPDGQDVDLTAGQFHPSEVVVGGQVQQRPPGPPRRCREQYELLRHRVLSVIGDGAGPSPEDGGPLHVDTPAAV from the coding sequence ATGCTTGATCTGGAACTGTTGCGCCCCGCGATCGAAGCCGGGTGGGGAGTGGACACCTGCGACCCGCATGACCTGCCGGAATGGCGCGCGGACAATCCCGCTCGGGGGCAGTGTGGGGTGACCGCGCTGATCGTCCAGGACCTGCTCGGCGGGGAGCTGATCGTCGGCGAGGTGCAGGTCGAGGCTGCGAAGGTCGGCCATCACTACTGGAACCGGCTGCCCGACGGGCAGGACGTCGACCTCACGGCCGGGCAGTTCCATCCCAGCGAGGTAGTCGTCGGTGGCCAAGTCCAGCAGCGGCCGCCGGGGCCACCTCGCCGATGCCGCGAGCAGTATGAATTGCTGAGACACCGGGTGCTCAGCGTGATCGGCGACGGCGCCGGGCCCTCACCGGAGGACGGCGGTCCGCTACACGTCGACACACCCGCAGCAGTGTGA